A window from Corynebacterium urealyticum DSM 7109 encodes these proteins:
- the gyrA gene encoding DNA gyrase subunit A, which translates to MSDDTNGGDNLFDRIEPIDLQKEMQNSYIDYAMSVIVGRALPEVRDGMKPVHRRILYAMFDNGHRPERGYVKSAKPVAETMGNYHPHGDSAIYDTLVRMAQPWSMRYPLVDGQGNFGSRGNDGAAAMRYTECRLTPLAMEMVRDIREDTVVFQPNYDGKTSEPTVLPSRVPNLLMNGSGGIAVGMATNIPPHNLNELADAIYWLLENPEAEEAEALEACMGFVKGPDFPTAGLIVGEKGIDDAYRTGRGSIRMRGKAEIEEEGSRQVIVITELPYQVNPDNLVSSIAEQVRDGKLKGISKIDDESSDRVGLRIVVTLKRDAVPRVVLNNLYKHSQLQTSFGANMLSIVDGVPRTLRLDQMLSLYVKHQIDVIVRRTQFRLRKAEEDAHILRGLVKALDALDEVIALIRNSATVDIAREGLMDLLTVDEIQANAILAMQLRRLAALERQKIIDQLAELERIIADLEDILAKPERQRAIVRDELAEIVEKYGDERRTQIVSATGDVSEEDLIARENVVVTITSTGYAKRTKVDSYRNQRRGGKGVRGAELRQDDVVRHFFVCSTHDTVLFFTNMGRMYRLKTYELPEATRTARGQHVANLLEFQPGEQIAQVIQIQSFEDAPYLVLATAQGRVKKSRLTDYATTRSSGLIAINLNEGDKLIGAQLCSAEDDLLLVSEEGQAMRFTADDETLRPMGRATAGVYGMRFRGEDQLLAMTVVQEDSALFVATSGGYGKRTPMEEYPAKGRGGLGVVAFKYQKSRGKLIGALTVTEDDEILAMTSAGGVIRTEVNQIRETGRSTMGVRLVDLDKGVELVAVDRNVEEEAEEEVAQVESKPKDAKK; encoded by the coding sequence GTGAGCGACGATACTAACGGTGGAGATAACCTGTTCGACCGCATCGAACCGATCGACTTGCAGAAGGAGATGCAGAACAGCTACATCGATTACGCCATGAGCGTGATCGTGGGCCGTGCCCTCCCGGAGGTTCGGGACGGCATGAAGCCGGTTCACCGGCGCATTCTCTACGCCATGTTCGACAACGGCCACCGGCCGGAACGCGGATACGTCAAGTCCGCGAAGCCAGTGGCAGAGACCATGGGTAACTACCACCCACACGGTGACTCCGCGATCTACGACACCCTCGTGCGCATGGCTCAGCCGTGGTCGATGCGCTACCCGCTCGTCGACGGGCAGGGTAACTTCGGCTCCCGCGGTAACGACGGTGCTGCAGCAATGCGTTACACCGAGTGCCGCCTTACCCCGCTGGCGATGGAGATGGTCCGCGACATCCGCGAGGACACTGTCGTCTTCCAGCCGAACTACGACGGCAAGACCTCCGAGCCGACCGTCCTGCCCTCCCGCGTCCCGAACCTGCTGATGAACGGTTCCGGCGGCATCGCCGTCGGCATGGCGACCAATATCCCGCCGCACAACCTCAACGAGCTCGCGGACGCCATCTACTGGCTCCTGGAGAACCCGGAGGCCGAGGAAGCAGAGGCCCTCGAGGCCTGCATGGGCTTCGTGAAGGGCCCGGACTTCCCGACCGCCGGCCTCATCGTCGGCGAGAAGGGCATCGACGACGCCTACCGCACCGGCCGCGGCTCCATCCGCATGCGCGGCAAGGCCGAGATCGAGGAAGAGGGCTCCCGTCAGGTCATCGTCATCACCGAGCTGCCGTACCAGGTCAACCCCGATAACCTGGTCAGCTCCATCGCCGAGCAGGTCCGCGACGGCAAGCTCAAGGGCATCTCCAAGATCGACGACGAATCCTCCGACCGCGTCGGCCTGCGCATCGTCGTCACCCTGAAGCGCGATGCCGTGCCGCGCGTGGTGCTGAACAACCTCTACAAGCACTCGCAGCTGCAGACCAGCTTCGGTGCGAACATGCTGTCCATCGTCGACGGCGTGCCACGCACCCTCCGCCTGGACCAGATGCTCTCGCTGTACGTCAAGCACCAGATCGACGTCATCGTCCGACGTACCCAGTTCCGCCTCCGCAAGGCCGAGGAAGACGCTCACATCCTGCGCGGCCTGGTTAAGGCACTGGACGCATTGGACGAGGTCATCGCCCTGATCCGCAACTCCGCGACCGTGGATATCGCGCGCGAGGGCCTGATGGACCTGCTGACCGTCGACGAGATCCAGGCCAACGCCATCCTCGCGATGCAGCTGCGCCGCCTGGCAGCCCTCGAGCGCCAGAAGATCATCGACCAGCTGGCCGAGCTCGAGCGCATCATCGCCGACCTCGAGGACATCCTCGCCAAGCCGGAGCGCCAGCGCGCCATCGTCCGCGACGAGCTCGCCGAGATCGTCGAGAAGTACGGCGACGAGCGCCGCACCCAGATCGTCTCCGCCACCGGCGACGTCTCCGAAGAGGACCTCATCGCCCGCGAGAACGTCGTCGTGACCATCACCTCGACCGGCTACGCGAAGCGCACGAAGGTGGACAGCTACCGCAACCAGCGACGCGGCGGCAAGGGTGTGCGCGGTGCCGAGCTGCGACAGGACGACGTCGTCCGTCACTTCTTCGTCTGCTCCACGCACGACACCGTCCTGTTCTTCACGAACATGGGCCGGATGTACCGCCTGAAGACCTACGAGCTGCCGGAAGCGACCCGCACCGCACGCGGCCAGCACGTCGCCAACCTGCTGGAATTCCAGCCGGGCGAGCAGATCGCACAGGTCATCCAGATCCAGTCCTTCGAGGACGCCCCGTACCTGGTGCTCGCCACCGCGCAGGGCCGTGTGAAGAAGTCCCGCCTCACGGACTACGCCACCACCCGTTCCTCCGGCCTGATCGCCATCAACCTCAACGAGGGCGACAAGCTGATCGGCGCGCAGCTGTGCTCCGCCGAGGACGACCTGCTGCTGGTCTCCGAGGAAGGCCAGGCCATGCGCTTCACCGCCGACGACGAGACGCTGCGCCCAATGGGCCGTGCCACCGCCGGCGTGTACGGCATGCGCTTCCGCGGTGAGGACCAGCTGCTGGCCATGACGGTCGTGCAGGAGGACTCCGCGCTGTTCGTCGCCACCTCCGGTGGTTACGGCAAGCGCACCCCGATGGAGGAGTACCCGGCGAAGGGCCGTGGCGGCCTGGGCGTTGTGGCCTTCAAGTACCAGAAGTCCCGCGGCAAGCTGATCGGCGCGCTGACGGTCACCGAGGATGACGAGATCCTCGCGATGACCAGCGCCGGTGGCGTGATCCGCACCGAGGTCAACCAGATCCGCGAGACCGGCCGCTCCACCATGGGCGTGCGCCTGGTCGACCTGGATAAGGGCGTTGAGCTCGTCGCCGTCGACCGCAACGTCGAGGAAGAGGCGGAAGAAGAGGTCGCCCAGGTCGAGTCGAAGCCGAAGGACGCTAAGAAGTGA
- a CDS encoding DUF3566 domain-containing protein — protein MTPEGTEKVTSEASDQAADAVEKETAPAKGAAGAEKTATEASVTGKAASEKATSWKARAPRGRELTLTAIDVRSAGRLGLAAGCVTFAVWVLAWMLLWLVLAVAGVWGRMNSLLADIAGFGGISGWGVLGAVALVGILEFFVVWGIVPLAALVYNAAADVLGGLKVRVADPEDAATEMPDNVAAPETSTTSEEA, from the coding sequence GTGACCCCCGAGGGCACTGAGAAAGTGACCTCGGAGGCTAGCGACCAGGCGGCTGACGCGGTCGAGAAGGAGACGGCACCGGCCAAGGGCGCCGCCGGGGCCGAGAAGACGGCAACCGAGGCTTCGGTGACCGGAAAGGCGGCGTCTGAGAAGGCGACGTCCTGGAAGGCGCGGGCGCCGCGCGGACGGGAGCTGACGCTGACGGCCATCGACGTGCGCTCCGCCGGTCGGCTCGGCCTGGCGGCGGGCTGCGTCACCTTCGCGGTGTGGGTGCTGGCCTGGATGCTCCTGTGGCTCGTGCTGGCGGTAGCCGGCGTGTGGGGCCGCATGAACTCCCTGCTGGCGGACATCGCGGGCTTCGGCGGGATCTCCGGCTGGGGCGTGCTGGGCGCGGTGGCGCTCGTCGGCATCCTGGAGTTTTTCGTCGTCTGGGGCATCGTGCCGCTGGCTGCGCTGGTGTACAACGCGGCGGCGGATGTCCTCGGCGGGCTGAAGGTGCGCGTCGCGGATCCGGAGGACGCGGCGACGGAGATGCCGGACAACGTGGCCGCGCCGGAGACGTCGACAACGTCGGAAGAGGCCTAG
- a CDS encoding tyrosine-type recombinase/integrase: protein MARNSWGSTRKLPSGRIQARYLGPDGKTYKAPNTFPDELSALAWLGDVRKTIDLGSWEPPQLKKMKVAVPTVGEAVEHWLSMMKAGVRDSTYATYSAIVTNRVLNDEALCAVPVDRLTVAMVGEWWERTVTRWPDTAPRNRSAYQKLGAAIALAVEYGHIDHNVVNLRAARRQVKPKAKELPATADMLSILNTVPHRFRLVTVLCLFHGLRLGEALGIRGANISPDCDTITVEGNLVRVQDEDGRSTMVHHEPKTQAGYRTVPVLTEFIHVVREHVDTYRPGAGCYATTTATGEPVMDTEYRNVFHAAQDRAGITARITPHYGRNWLITRLAEAGATPKEIGRVLGQEDVSTIVGVYMRVRESRPAELMNRISTTKPTGPSSGGAVK, encoded by the coding sequence ATGGCACGGAATTCTTGGGGATCCACCCGGAAACTGCCCAGCGGACGGATCCAGGCTCGATACCTTGGACCAGACGGAAAGACCTACAAGGCACCCAACACGTTCCCAGACGAGCTCTCTGCTCTGGCATGGCTTGGGGATGTGCGTAAGACCATCGATCTTGGCTCCTGGGAGCCGCCGCAACTGAAGAAGATGAAGGTCGCTGTTCCCACGGTTGGCGAAGCGGTAGAACACTGGTTGTCAATGATGAAGGCCGGCGTGCGTGACTCCACGTACGCCACGTACTCAGCGATTGTCACCAACCGCGTGTTGAACGATGAAGCCCTATGCGCGGTCCCCGTGGACCGGCTCACGGTTGCAATGGTGGGGGAGTGGTGGGAGCGCACCGTCACCCGGTGGCCGGACACAGCACCCCGGAACCGCTCTGCGTACCAGAAGCTTGGCGCTGCGATAGCGCTGGCGGTGGAGTACGGCCACATTGACCACAACGTTGTTAACCTTCGGGCTGCGCGCCGGCAGGTGAAGCCGAAGGCCAAAGAATTGCCGGCCACCGCTGACATGCTCTCGATCCTGAACACGGTCCCGCACCGGTTCAGGTTGGTCACGGTGCTGTGCCTGTTCCACGGTCTGCGTCTCGGAGAAGCCCTGGGGATCCGGGGAGCGAACATCTCCCCGGATTGTGACACGATCACGGTGGAGGGCAACCTAGTCCGCGTCCAGGACGAAGACGGACGTTCCACGATGGTCCACCATGAGCCGAAGACACAGGCCGGCTACAGGACGGTCCCCGTGCTCACCGAGTTCATCCACGTCGTCCGGGAACACGTGGACACCTACAGGCCCGGTGCGGGCTGTTACGCCACCACAACGGCCACTGGGGAGCCTGTGATGGATACGGAGTACCGAAACGTCTTCCACGCGGCTCAGGACCGCGCAGGGATCACTGCGCGGATTACTCCCCACTACGGGCGTAACTGGTTGATTACCCGGCTCGCAGAAGCCGGGGCTACCCCGAAGGAGATTGGTCGCGTCCTCGGTCAAGAGGACGTTTCCACCATCGTTGGCGTCTACATGCGGGTGCGGGAGTCCCGCCCCGCTGAGCTCATGAACAGGATCTCGACTACGAAGCCCACCGGTCCATCGTCCGGTGGTGCTGTGAAGTAA